In the genome of Coregonus clupeaformis isolate EN_2021a unplaced genomic scaffold, ASM2061545v1 scaf3279, whole genome shotgun sequence, the window gtgtaaagctcaccgccattggactctggagcagtagaaacgcgttctctggagtgatgaatcacgcttcaccatctggcagtccgacggatgaatctgggtttggcggctgccaggagaacgctacctgcccgacctcactaatgttcttgtggctgaatggaggtaagtcccagcagcaatgttccaacatctagtggaaagctttcccagaagagtggaggctgttatagagcaaagggggaccaattccatattaatacCATTGATTttgggaatgagatgttcgatgagcaggtgtccacatacttttggtcatgtagtgtatgattgTTGATTTTGAAGCctgttttaaaaatgttttctCGGTTGGCCTCTGTAGCAAAACATCAGTGTTCTTAAACTATCCCTTAAAAACTCTGGATGTCCTCATGTCATTGTATGTTTTTAAACTGTGGGGTTAGGCGGGCCTGAAATGTTACTTGGATTGACCTGAGATTGTGACTGTTTTAGAGGTTCCATTCCCTATCGGTAGAACGGCTATCTACTAGGGTGAATATCTCAGGTCTTTCCTTGATTTCTGTCCTCTCTGTGCACCTCTCTCAGGTCTCATTGGAGGAGATCATCACCCTCAGAACTCTCCTCCAATGAGGATGCGAGGAATCGAGGAAAGACTTTAGTGCGGCAGGTAACCtggcgttgggccagtaaccgaaaaggttGATGGTTCAATCCCCGGCCGACTAGCTGATAAATCTGTctttgtgcccttgagcaaggaactgaactctaattgcttctgtaagtcgcccTGGGATAGAGAGCGTCCTAATGATTAACATGTAAAACTGTTATCAGAACAAGTAATCACAGTTTCATACTCCTTTATCTTGATGACTAGTACACAAATTAACTTAATGAAATACAACTAAATTAAAGAGGTTTGAAGGTTAGAATCAAGAAATGCAAATTATAATAATCTATTTGTTCATTTACATTTTGAAATATCCACATTATATAGAATGAACATTAGCTAAGAGTTTATAACCAATCAATCAAAGTTTATAATCAAAACACATTTAATTTGATTAAATCTGATGTTCGATTTGACCATGCCTCAAGATAAAGACAGACAAAAAATGTAGCCATATTTGTGAGTATGATTTaatatgcagtaccagtcaaaggttggacacacctactcattcaagggtttttatttatttgtactattttctacattgtagaataatagtgaagacatcataattatgaaataacacaaccaagaaagtgtttaacaaatcaaaatatatttcagtcaAAAATGTCAGAACACAGCCTCTTTTCTCTCATAtgatttcaggtcctctgacaAATGAGTAGTGACATGAAGAGTATGTATTCTGCTCTTTCAGGACCCTTAATTGGGTAAaactttccacactgggagcagaggTGAGGCTACCCTCCTTTGTGTGTCACCTCGTGTTTTCAGGTACCCTAACcgggtaaaaccctttccacactgagatcattggaaaggcttttctcttgtgtgtgttctctcatgacTTTTCAGGCTCCTTAATTGAGCAAAACACTTTGCACACTGAGAGCATTGAaaaagcttctctcctgtgtgtgttctctcatgctctttcagTTGCCCTGACCAGCTGAAACTCTTTTCACAATGGgaacagtggtaaggcttttcccctgtgtgtattcgctCATGTGATGTCAGGTCCCCTGATCGGGAAAATgtatttccacactgagagcattggaatggtttttcccctgtgtgtattcttttATGTAGTTTAAGGGTGCCTAACCGTGCAAAACTCTTTTCACAAtgtgagcagtggtaaggcttatctcctgtgtgtCTTTTCTCATGCGATTTTAGGTTCCCAAatcgggtaaaactctttccacactgagagcagttgtaaggcttctcccctgtgtgtgttctcttatgGTTTTGAAGGCTCCCTaaatgggtaaaactctttccacactgagagcagttgtaaggcttctcccctgtgtgtgttctcttatgGTTTTGAAGGCTCCCTaaatgggtaaaactctttccacactgagagcagttgtaaggcttctcccctgtgtgtgttctcttatgGTTTTGAAggctccctaactgggtaaaactctttccacactgagagcagttgtaaggcttctcccctgtgtgtgttctcttatgGTTTTGAAGGTTCCCTAACTGgataaatctctttccacactgggagcattggaaaggcttctcccctgtgtgtgttctcttatgGTTTTGAAGGtgccctaactgggtaaaactctttccacactgagagcagttgtaaggcttctcccctgtgtgtgttctcttatgGTTTTGAAGGTACCCTaaatgggtaaaactctttccacactgggaacagtgGTGTCGTCTCGCTGGTTCAGACGTCTCTGGTTCctctgagtctggtctctcttcTGCCAAAGACAAACAGAGTGGTTAAACAGGGAGACCTGAATGAAATCTCCACATCCATTtctatttgagtcatttagcagaccctcttatccagagagacttacagtcaaGTGCTCTTTGCATGTGATGCATTTGCTCTATTGTTTACATTTGCATTGCCCATGTATTTTAGTGTGTGGCTTTAAGGGAATAGTATGGTCACTATCCAGAGCAACATGCAGTTAGTGCATCCATCTTAAGgcagctaggtgagacaaccacaacAGTGATAGTAAAAACGTCTCAGATGGCCTACATATTCACTCATTGGATGGTTCTTTCATCGACTGGGTTCCGGCTATAAATATCCGGGCGTTTGGATTGATAAAGATCTAGATTTTACAAAAACATACtgatgagctagttaaaaagctCCAATGTAAAGTAGGCTTCTTTTTAGAAATAGATCTGCCTCTCCACCAACAGCAGGAAGTAGATGATCTTGTCTCGCCACGAACAGCAGGAAGTAGATTATCTTGTCTCTCCACCAACAGCAGGAAGTAGATGATCTTGTCTCTCCACcaacagcaggaagcagattatCTTGGCTCTCCACcaacagcaggaagcagattacAACTTCCTGCCAttcttgactatggtgacaccatttaccagaatgcagcagccactactcttaaaccaTTGGATGGTGTCTACCATAGCGCCCTTCGCTTTATTACAGGTGACAGTTgtaatactcatcactgcatcctgtatcagaaGGTCAGCTGGACGTCACTAAAGTCCCGTCGATCAATTCATTACTCCCTTCTTGTTTACAAAGCTCtgctccacaagcttccaacatacctcacttccctgttgaaatataacaacatgagataccaaacccGTTCGCAGGGTTGTTTAACTCTTGAGGTCCCGCTTGTCTCCACAAAGTTTGGTAAATCCGCCTTTAGTTTTAACGCACCACAGTTATGGAATACCTTACAAAACAAATTCCCTGGTGCCGATAGGTTAGTTTAAAATGTTAAATGAATTCACTGGTGTGATTGTTTCAATTGATTATTATAACTTGTTGTAATAACCTGATGTAATGTATTTATAgctgtcttgttgttgttgttgtagtattgATGGAAATAATGTCCTTAGGGCACTATTGTAaatgagacactggtctcaattgggctaCCCTGAATTAATAAAAgttaatatttttttacattctagccttagcatttactggtagatcaTAACTTGGAACGTAACTTTCAGTTAAGGCCGAGCTGCTCCACACAACAACCTGTTTGAGAGCTGCGCGCTCTCTCTGGCCGACAGATTATCTGTATTATATATTATCATTAAAATACTCTCTCTGGCCAATAAATTATCCGTGTGTGATAAATAATCGACGAACGAACAGTTTAGGGAATCCATCTGTTTAAAATAAATTATAGATATATACAGCTCTCGGTTAGTTTCGCCCATGGCTGGCTCCGTCCGAACTACAATCCTGGCGCTGTGTTTTAAGATTTATAAATGTAAATAATCATCGCCTGCGAAGTGGTTTTCGAGACATATggcccttatctttcatatcagcgagaaataatcTTTCAAAACAAAACTCCCCAGTAAAGTAGATACTATCTTCAATAGGCACTAAAAGTAGTTAGCATCTATGAATGGGCCCCATGGACTAGGCTGACCCCATGGACTAGGCTGACCACATGGACTAGGCTGACCCCATGGACTAGGCTGACCCCATGGACTAGGCTGACCCCATGGACTAGGCTGACCCCATGGACTAGGCTGACCCCATGGACTAGGCTGACCCCATGGATAGACACTCACTACTTTTGTGCCTATTGACGGTAGTATCTTCTGATCGGGGGAGTGTTGTTAAGAGCCCCGATGCTCTACACATTAACACGCATCGCAGCGGTActgttttggaagcataaggaacgtagctttcatatcagcgagaaatactttatatttatttttaaacagtAAATTACTAcccacctttatagggttagtgttcatatctccatgttacagcgcttgtttacagaAGACATATGCCGCCACCTGTGCTAATCAGCTATTTttatataaatcaaatcaaatcaaattttattggccacatg includes:
- the LOC123489774 gene encoding zinc finger protein 135-like yields the protein TGEKPYNCSQCGKSFTQLGHLQNHKRTHTGEKPFQCSQCGKRFIQLGNLQNHKRTHTGEKPYNCSQCGKSFTQLGSLQNHKRTHTGEKPYNCSQCGKSFTHLGSLQNHKRTHTGEKPYNCSQCGKSFTHLGSLQNHKRTHTGEKPYNCSQCGKSFTRFGNLKSHEKRHTGDKPYHCSHCEKSFARLGTLKLHKRIHTGEKPFQCSQCGNTFSRSGDLTSHERIHTGEKPYHCSHCEKSFSWSGQLKEHERTHTGEKLFQCSQCAKCFAQLRSLKSHERTHTREKPFQ